The Cytophagia bacterium CHB2 genome has a window encoding:
- a CDS encoding aldehyde dehydrogenase: protein MTTSLQRGTASIPEAATTLPPSSTRIMDEAVTVLQEHKQQWARLEIAKRITIIETLLSDYAAIAESWVAAANRAKGIAPDSVTAGEEWLGGPLCINRNLRMLRQSLSDIQRQGRPLLAGAARVLPNGQVAAPVMPQDFYERLLYSGISAEIWMQPGVKLERLTATQALAYHSPEAQGRVVLVLGAGNVASIGPMDTLYKLFVENYVVLLKMNPVNAYLGPFIEKAFRVLSEQGFLRVVYGGSEEGAYLCHHPGVEEIHMTGSDKTFEAIVFGPGLEGAQRKAERRPLLTKPFTSELGNVSPVIIVPGPWSTADIEFQAANLATMLANNAGFNCVAMRVIVQHENWQQRPQLLAALRKAFSRIPPRHAYYPGAAARYEAFYAAHPQARPIGAGGNGKLPWLLITDLDANASDEICFTTESFCSAAAETCISATSIPEYLARAVAFANQKLWGTLSATLIVHPASLKNPEINAAVERAIADLRYGTVIVNHWSGMAYGLISTTWGAFPGHDIYDIQSGAGVVHNTLMFSQPEKSVVRGPFRAWPTPLWFATNRVLHRLAPKAARFEAAPAVYKIPSLVATAVQG from the coding sequence ATGACCACCTCCCTTCAGCGCGGCACGGCCAGCATTCCTGAAGCGGCAACAACCCTCCCACCTTCTTCAACCAGGATTATGGATGAAGCCGTCACGGTTCTGCAGGAACACAAACAGCAATGGGCCAGACTTGAGATTGCGAAGCGGATCACAATCATCGAAACTCTGCTCAGCGATTACGCTGCTATAGCCGAATCCTGGGTAGCGGCGGCAAACCGCGCAAAAGGCATTGCGCCCGACAGCGTCACCGCCGGGGAAGAATGGCTCGGAGGGCCGCTGTGCATCAACCGCAATTTGCGCATGCTGCGACAATCACTTAGCGACATTCAAAGGCAGGGCCGTCCGCTTCTTGCCGGCGCCGCAAGAGTTTTACCCAACGGCCAGGTTGCTGCGCCGGTGATGCCGCAGGATTTTTATGAACGCCTTTTGTACAGCGGAATCTCCGCGGAAATCTGGATGCAGCCTGGCGTGAAGTTGGAGCGTCTGACCGCAACGCAAGCCCTCGCCTATCACTCTCCCGAAGCACAAGGTAGAGTCGTGCTTGTACTCGGCGCCGGCAACGTCGCTTCGATCGGCCCGATGGATACTCTTTACAAACTCTTTGTTGAAAATTACGTGGTTTTGTTGAAAATGAATCCGGTGAATGCCTATCTCGGACCATTCATCGAAAAAGCATTTCGGGTGTTAAGCGAGCAGGGTTTTCTTCGGGTGGTTTACGGGGGCAGCGAGGAAGGCGCGTATCTTTGCCATCATCCCGGGGTGGAAGAAATTCACATGACCGGTTCCGATAAAACGTTTGAAGCCATCGTTTTCGGTCCGGGGTTGGAGGGCGCACAACGCAAAGCCGAACGCAGGCCGCTGCTGACGAAACCGTTTACGAGCGAACTCGGCAATGTGAGTCCGGTGATCATCGTGCCCGGGCCTTGGAGCACGGCCGACATCGAATTTCAGGCCGCCAATCTCGCCACCATGCTGGCCAATAACGCGGGTTTTAATTGCGTGGCGATGCGTGTGATCGTGCAGCATGAAAACTGGCAACAGCGCCCGCAACTCCTCGCCGCCTTGCGAAAGGCATTTTCGCGCATTCCGCCGCGCCACGCTTACTATCCGGGCGCAGCCGCGCGCTATGAGGCGTTTTATGCGGCGCATCCGCAGGCGCGTCCGATTGGCGCCGGCGGTAATGGCAAGCTGCCGTGGCTGCTCATCACGGATCTTGATGCGAATGCTTCCGATGAAATCTGCTTTACTACGGAATCATTTTGCAGCGCTGCGGCAGAAACGTGTATTTCCGCCACCAGCATTCCCGAGTATCTCGCGCGTGCGGTGGCATTCGCCAATCAGAAATTATGGGGCACATTGAGCGCCACCCTCATTGTGCATCCGGCCTCGCTCAAGAATCCTGAGATCAATGCCGCAGTCGAACGCGCGATCGCCGATCTGCGTTACGGCACGGTTATCGTCAATCACTGGTCCGGCATGGCCTATGGCTTGATATCCACGACATGGGGCGCATTTCCCGGGCACGACATTTACGACATTCAATCCGGCGCCGGCGTGGTGCATAATACGTTAATGTTTTCTCAACCCGAGAAATCCGTTGTTCGCGGGCCATTTCGTGCCTGGCCCACGCCCTTGTGGTTTGCAACGAATAGAGTTTTGCACCGTCTCGCGCCCAAAGCCGCCCGCTTCGAAGCTGCACCAGCCGTGTACAAAATCCCAAGTCTTGTCGCGACAGCAGTGCAGGGTTGA